Proteins found in one Brachypodium distachyon strain Bd21 chromosome 5, Brachypodium_distachyon_v3.0, whole genome shotgun sequence genomic segment:
- the LOC100831693 gene encoding small ribosomal subunit biogenesis GTPase RsgA 1, mitochondrial isoform X1 — translation MPLFFPAPSTGTAMPPQLRLPLPLQLRLPRRASHHPRLLLLPAAAAASLPPPPPADALLPDQATGLVAASQANFMRVIVGSTPPGLEHHQGTDLLCVVRALLKKIRRRVLVGDRVLVGAVDWADRRGVIEDVFQRRSEVVDPPVANVDRLVVLFSLDQPQPEPATLTRFLVEAESTGIPFVLVFNKVELVDEQTKSYWRDRLKSWGYDPLFLSVDQRSGLAALEEMLEAQTTVVVGPSGVGKSSLINALRCNQNIPEEDPIHQLVEQNSKWFGEQRVGTVSKKSGKGKHTTRHVSLLPIVDGGFLADTPGFNQPSLMKVTKKGLAETFPEIRKMLEENEPSKCTFNDCVHLGEHGCVVKGDWERYPYYLQLLDEIKIRESFQLRTFGTKREGDVRYKTGSMGVKQAEPRLQLKKHRRVSRKKMNQSILDDMDDEMDDTDDDYQFGVSRRASKR, via the exons ATGCCGCTCTTCTTCCCAGCCCCCTCCACGGGCACGGCCATGCCGCCCCAgctccgcctcccgctcccgctccagctccgcctcccccgccgcgcctcccaccacccgcgcctcctcctcctccccgcggcggccgcggcctccctcccccctccgcctcccgccgaCGCGCTCCTCCCGGACCAGGCCACGGGCCTCGTCGCGGCCTCCCAGGCCAACTTCATGCGCGTCATCGTCGGCTCCACGCCCCCCGGGCTCGAGCACCACCAAGGGACCGACCTGCTCTGCGTCGTCCGCGCGCTGCTCAAGAagatccgccgccgcgtgctcgTCGGGGACAGGGTGCTCGTCGGGGCCGTCGACTGGGCCGACCGCCGCGGGGTGATCGAGGACGTCTTCCAGCGCCGGAGCGAGGTGGTCGACCCGCCGGTCGCCAACGTCGACCGCCTCGTCGTGCTCTTCTCGCTGGACCAGCCGCAGCCCGAGCCTGCCACGCTCACCAGGTTCCTCGTCGAGGCCGAGTCCACGGGGATACCCTTCGTGCTCGTCTTCAACAAGGTCGAGCTCGTCGACGAACAG ACCAAATCATACTGGAGAGATAGGTTGAAGAGCTGGGGTTATGATCCACTCTTCCTAAGTGTTGATCAGCGATCTGGATTAGCTGCTCTTGAAGAAATGTTGGAAGCACAGACAACTGTTGTTGTTGGTCCAAGCGGTGTTGGGAAATCCAGTCTGATTAATGCTTTGAGATGCAACCAAAACATTCCAGAAGAAGATCCAATACATCAACTGGTTGAGCAG AATAGTAAATGGTTTGGTGAACAGCGTGTTGGAACTGTGTCCAAGAAAAGCGGCAAAGGAAAGCACACCACCCGTCATGTTTCATTGCTTCCTATAGTTGATGGCGGTTTTCTTGCTGATACTCCTGGATTTAATCAGCCTAGTCTGATGAAAGTGACCAAAAAGGGTCTTGCAGAAACTTTTCCTGAG ATAAGAAAGATGCTCGAAGAAAATGAGCCCTCGAAGTGCACATTTAATGACTGTGTTCACCTTGGTGAACATGGATGTGTCGTCAAAGGTGACTGGGAAAGATACCCATACTATCTGCAGTTGCTTGATGAGATCAAAATCAGAGAATCCTTCCAGCTACGAACATTTGGAACTAAAAGGGAAGGAGATGTCAG GTATAAAACAGGTAGCATGGGTGTGAAGCAAGCAGAGCCTCGCCTTCAACTCAAAAAGCACAGGAGGGTAtccaggaagaagatgaaccaGTCGATTCTCGATGATATGGATGATGAGATGGATGACACCGACGATGACTATCAATTCGGTGTGAGCCGACGTGCTAGCAAACGGTGA
- the LOC100831693 gene encoding small ribosomal subunit biogenesis GTPase RsgA 1, mitochondrial isoform X2 — MPLFFPAPSTGTAMPPQLRLPLPLQLRLPRRASHHPRLLLLPAAAAASLPPPPPADALLPDQATGLVAASQANFMRVIVGSTPPGLEHHQGTDLLCVVRALLKKIRRRVLVGDRVLVGAVDWADRRGVIEDVFQRRSEVVDPPVANVDRLVVLFSLDQPQPEPATLTRFLVEAESTGIPFVLVFNKVELVDEQTKSYWRDRLKSWGYDPLFLSVDQRSGLAALEEMLEAQTTVVVGPSGVGKSSLINALRCNQNIPEEDPIHQLVEQNSKWFGEQRVGTVSKKSGKGKHTTRHVSLLPIVDGGFLADTPGFNQPSLMKVTKKGLAETFPEIRKMLEENEPSKCTFNDCVHLGEHGCVVKGDWERYPYYLQLLDEIKIRESFQLRTFGTKREGDVRRSSQRMYPVLLSCPLGALGVLNMSLPGGSK; from the exons ATGCCGCTCTTCTTCCCAGCCCCCTCCACGGGCACGGCCATGCCGCCCCAgctccgcctcccgctcccgctccagctccgcctcccccgccgcgcctcccaccacccgcgcctcctcctcctccccgcggcggccgcggcctccctcccccctccgcctcccgccgaCGCGCTCCTCCCGGACCAGGCCACGGGCCTCGTCGCGGCCTCCCAGGCCAACTTCATGCGCGTCATCGTCGGCTCCACGCCCCCCGGGCTCGAGCACCACCAAGGGACCGACCTGCTCTGCGTCGTCCGCGCGCTGCTCAAGAagatccgccgccgcgtgctcgTCGGGGACAGGGTGCTCGTCGGGGCCGTCGACTGGGCCGACCGCCGCGGGGTGATCGAGGACGTCTTCCAGCGCCGGAGCGAGGTGGTCGACCCGCCGGTCGCCAACGTCGACCGCCTCGTCGTGCTCTTCTCGCTGGACCAGCCGCAGCCCGAGCCTGCCACGCTCACCAGGTTCCTCGTCGAGGCCGAGTCCACGGGGATACCCTTCGTGCTCGTCTTCAACAAGGTCGAGCTCGTCGACGAACAG ACCAAATCATACTGGAGAGATAGGTTGAAGAGCTGGGGTTATGATCCACTCTTCCTAAGTGTTGATCAGCGATCTGGATTAGCTGCTCTTGAAGAAATGTTGGAAGCACAGACAACTGTTGTTGTTGGTCCAAGCGGTGTTGGGAAATCCAGTCTGATTAATGCTTTGAGATGCAACCAAAACATTCCAGAAGAAGATCCAATACATCAACTGGTTGAGCAG AATAGTAAATGGTTTGGTGAACAGCGTGTTGGAACTGTGTCCAAGAAAAGCGGCAAAGGAAAGCACACCACCCGTCATGTTTCATTGCTTCCTATAGTTGATGGCGGTTTTCTTGCTGATACTCCTGGATTTAATCAGCCTAGTCTGATGAAAGTGACCAAAAAGGGTCTTGCAGAAACTTTTCCTGAG ATAAGAAAGATGCTCGAAGAAAATGAGCCCTCGAAGTGCACATTTAATGACTGTGTTCACCTTGGTGAACATGGATGTGTCGTCAAAGGTGACTGGGAAAGATACCCATACTATCTGCAGTTGCTTGATGAGATCAAAATCAGAGAATCCTTCCAGCTACGAACATTTGGAACTAAAAGGGAAGGAGATGTCAG GCGTAGCAGCCAGAGAATGTATCCAGTGCTCCTGTCCTGCCCTTTGGGTGCTCTTGGAGTCCTG AACATGTCTCTACCGGGAGGGAGTAAGTAA